From the Candidatus Krumholzibacteriota bacterium genome, one window contains:
- a CDS encoding hydrogenase iron-sulfur subunit: protein MSKEFKPKIISFLCKWCTYSGADLAGTNRMKYPASILPVRVMCSSRVNPVFMVKSFLHGADGVFVGGCHPGDCHYQSGNYFTRRRFAILTRIFDTLGMESERLKLSWISAAEGVKFVRVTTEFTEEIKSMGENPAKKKVFL from the coding sequence ATGTCGAAAGAGTTTAAACCGAAAATAATCAGCTTTCTGTGCAAATGGTGTACATATTCGGGGGCTGATCTAGCGGGGACGAACCGAATGAAGTATCCTGCCTCGATACTTCCTGTAAGGGTTATGTGCTCGAGCCGCGTTAATCCGGTCTTTATGGTCAAATCGTTTCTTCACGGGGCCGACGGTGTTTTCGTAGGGGGTTGTCATCCCGGAGATTGTCATTATCAATCGGGGAATTATTTCACGAGGAGAAGGTTCGCGATTTTAACCCGGATATTCGACACGCTCGGGATGGAATCCGAGAGGTTAAAGCTTTCCTGGATCTCCGCGGCGGAGGGTGTAAAGTTCGTGCGGGTGACCACTGAATTTACGGAAGAGATAAAGAGTATGGGGGAAAACCCCGCCAAGAAAAAAGTTTTTCTTTAG
- a CDS encoding CoB--CoM heterodisulfide reductase iron-sulfur subunit A family protein has protein sequence MNEADSRTGLFLCRCGANIADFVDLESVASRMRDRDEVAFVETHDFLCSVAGKEFILETLKGKDVDNVILAACTPKMHLKGFQKTLGKAGVNIAKVHMANIREQCAWITKDRDKATEKARLLINAAIKRSAYHENLQQKTMECLTDVIVIGGGIAGIEAALVAANAGRKVTIIEKDISLGGSIIKTEEIAPNMECAPCLLAPRLTAVRENENIEVVANSEVTDVTGFFGNFTVKVRKKARYVDDSCIGCEACFEACPVSCPSDFHLGLGERKAIYTAFAGSVPASAVIDRERCLHFTDESCSACADSCPFQSIDFSDSDEELEFSGGAVILATGYDNADSSLVRNLGYGDIENVYTTPEFERVASSNGPTGGDIQDRKGNKPESAAVIHCAGSLSSGGLDYCSGICCMNALKVGELIRKQNPDAVVYNIHDRLVFKGPEEQSFYQKQIDDGTIMLKTDSHLSVSIKKKNGKVEISADGIDPVQVDMVVLSTGLVPSAGTDELAEMLHIDTSKAGFFKTDHPILHETGTTIDGINTAGCCISPCSSSSAITRAYAAAGDSVSRLIPGRKLELEIMTAVIDEDVCAGCKLCISVCPYTAITFDPEKKISVVNEAICRGCGTCAASCPSGAASAKHFTNRQIYAEIEGVLNE, from the coding sequence ATGAATGAGGCCGACTCCAGAACGGGACTCTTTCTCTGCAGGTGCGGCGCCAACATTGCCGATTTTGTAGACCTTGAGAGTGTGGCTTCCCGGATGCGGGACCGTGACGAAGTAGCGTTCGTTGAAACGCACGATTTTCTCTGTTCTGTGGCAGGTAAGGAATTTATTCTCGAAACTCTTAAAGGTAAAGATGTTGATAACGTTATACTTGCCGCCTGCACCCCGAAGATGCATCTGAAAGGTTTTCAGAAAACCTTAGGCAAGGCAGGCGTGAATATAGCCAAAGTCCACATGGCAAATATTCGGGAACAATGCGCGTGGATAACGAAAGACAGAGATAAAGCTACTGAAAAAGCGCGACTGCTTATAAACGCGGCGATAAAACGCTCGGCCTATCACGAAAACCTCCAGCAGAAAACAATGGAATGCCTTACTGACGTTATTGTTATCGGGGGCGGTATCGCCGGTATCGAAGCGGCGCTTGTAGCCGCGAACGCGGGAAGAAAAGTGACAATAATTGAAAAGGATATTTCACTTGGAGGAAGTATCATAAAAACAGAAGAGATAGCGCCGAATATGGAATGCGCGCCCTGTCTGCTCGCTCCCAGGCTTACAGCCGTTAGAGAGAATGAAAATATCGAAGTTGTCGCGAACTCGGAAGTGACTGATGTAACGGGTTTCTTCGGCAACTTTACGGTGAAAGTCAGAAAAAAGGCTCGATACGTGGACGATTCCTGCATAGGTTGTGAAGCATGTTTTGAGGCGTGTCCTGTCTCATGCCCCAGCGATTTTCATCTTGGTCTTGGAGAACGAAAGGCAATATATACCGCTTTTGCCGGCTCTGTCCCGGCGTCGGCAGTTATTGACAGGGAAAGATGTCTTCACTTTACGGATGAGTCCTGCAGCGCGTGTGCCGATTCATGCCCCTTCCAGTCAATAGATTTCAGTGATAGTGACGAGGAGCTTGAATTTTCAGGGGGAGCTGTTATCCTCGCTACCGGATACGACAACGCGGATAGTTCACTGGTCAGAAATCTTGGTTACGGTGATATAGAAAATGTCTATACAACGCCTGAATTTGAAAGAGTCGCAAGCTCCAACGGCCCGACGGGGGGAGATATTCAGGACAGGAAAGGCAACAAACCCGAATCTGCGGCAGTTATTCATTGCGCGGGTTCATTGTCCAGTGGGGGGCTGGATTACTGTTCGGGGATTTGTTGCATGAACGCTCTCAAGGTCGGCGAGTTGATTAGAAAACAGAACCCTGACGCGGTTGTCTATAATATCCATGACCGTCTGGTCTTCAAAGGCCCTGAGGAACAATCCTTTTATCAGAAGCAGATCGATGATGGGACCATAATGCTGAAGACAGATTCACACCTGTCAGTAAGTATTAAAAAGAAAAACGGGAAGGTTGAAATATCGGCGGACGGAATAGATCCCGTTCAAGTTGATATGGTAGTACTCTCTACGGGGCTTGTTCCCTCCGCGGGAACAGATGAATTGGCCGAGATGCTTCATATCGATACTTCCAAGGCGGGTTTTTTCAAAACAGACCACCCGATACTGCATGAAACCGGAACTACAATAGACGGTATAAACACGGCGGGATGTTGTATCAGTCCATGCAGCAGCTCTTCGGCAATCACACGGGCTTACGCGGCCGCCGGCGATTCAGTGTCCAGGCTGATACCCGGCAGGAAACTCGAACTGGAAATTATGACCGCGGTTATAGATGAAGATGTGTGCGCGGGGTGTAAGCTCTGTATATCGGTATGTCCATATACGGCAATCACATTTGATCCGGAGAAGAAGATTAGTGTAGTTAATGAAGCTATCTGCAGAGGGTGTGGTACTTGCGCCGCGTCATGTCCGAGCGGCGCGGCTTCGGCAAAACATTTCACAAACAGGCAGATATACGCTGAGATTGAAGGAGTTCTCAATGAGTAA
- the sucC gene encoding ADP-forming succinate--CoA ligase subunit beta: MKIHEYQAKELFAEFGISVPQGEVAETPEEAFRAAGKIGKQVVVKAQIHAGGRGKGGGIKMASTPGEAEAEAGKIIGMNLVTHQTGPEGKLVRKALVEEAIEIESELYLGMVIDRETSRVVVIASEEGGMEIEVVASESPEKIVKEFIDPAVGLRPFQARKIAFGLNMPKELLRGTVKILLNLYRLFIETDASLAEINPLVITKDGRILAADAKVNFDNSALVKHPDIARLRDLNEEEPAEIEAAEHNLSYVKLSGKVGCMVNGAGLAMATMDIIQHYGAMPANFLDVGGAASAERVEKAFSILLSDSNVKVVLINIFGGIVRCDRVANGVIEAAKRLDVKVPVVVRLAGTNSDIAAEILQSSDLKFTVAENLADAARKAVEATGN; this comes from the coding sequence ATGAAAATACATGAATATCAGGCGAAAGAGCTATTCGCGGAATTCGGCATCTCTGTACCTCAAGGCGAAGTTGCAGAAACGCCCGAAGAGGCTTTTAGGGCCGCCGGTAAGATCGGAAAACAGGTCGTCGTAAAAGCCCAGATTCACGCGGGCGGGCGCGGGAAGGGGGGAGGAATCAAGATGGCTTCAACCCCCGGAGAGGCAGAAGCAGAGGCGGGTAAGATAATTGGAATGAACCTGGTTACGCATCAGACGGGTCCCGAGGGGAAACTTGTCCGGAAAGCGCTTGTAGAGGAAGCAATTGAAATAGAAAGTGAACTCTATCTCGGGATGGTTATAGACAGAGAGACATCGCGCGTTGTTGTGATAGCTTCTGAAGAGGGGGGGATGGAAATCGAGGTTGTAGCCTCGGAATCTCCCGAAAAAATAGTAAAGGAATTTATAGACCCCGCTGTCGGTTTGAGACCATTTCAAGCGAGAAAGATTGCGTTTGGTCTTAATATGCCGAAGGAACTCCTGAGGGGGACAGTAAAAATCCTGCTTAACCTCTATCGTCTTTTCATTGAAACTGACGCGTCTCTTGCGGAGATAAATCCGCTTGTAATAACTAAAGACGGACGGATTCTGGCTGCTGACGCCAAAGTTAACTTTGATAACAGCGCTTTAGTCAAACATCCGGATATCGCGCGGCTCAGAGATCTTAATGAAGAAGAGCCTGCAGAAATTGAAGCCGCCGAACATAATCTCAGTTATGTAAAATTGTCCGGAAAAGTTGGATGTATGGTAAACGGGGCGGGACTTGCCATGGCTACAATGGATATTATTCAGCACTACGGGGCAATGCCGGCTAATTTTCTGGATGTAGGTGGGGCGGCATCCGCCGAACGAGTGGAGAAGGCTTTCAGTATTCTCCTCTCAGACTCTAACGTAAAGGTTGTACTTATAAATATATTCGGCGGAATAGTACGGTGCGACCGTGTGGCTAACGGAGTTATAGAAGCCGCAAAACGGCTCGACGTTAAAGTCCCGGTTGTAGTAAGGCTCGCGGGAACAAATTCTGATATTGCCGCGGAAATTCTCCAATCTTCAGATCTTAAGTTTACTGTAGCTGAAAACCTTGCCGACGCCGCGCGAAAGGCGGTTGAAGCGACGGGGAATTAA
- the sucD gene encoding succinate--CoA ligase subunit alpha, which translates to MSILVSNKTKLLVQGLTGKEGSFHSQQMVEYGTNVVAGVTPGKGGRVHEGIPVFDTVFEAVKETGADTSIIFVPPIFAADAIMEAADGGVKLVVCISEGIPTLDMINVTEYLKGKDTRLVGPNCPGVISPGKCKVGIMPGFIHSSGSIGVISRSGTLTYEAVDQLTKEGLGQTTCIGLGGDPIVGTRFIDALKLFSDDPETKGVVMIGEIGGNDEEIAARYIRESFDKPVVGFIAGRTAPPGKRMGHAGAIIAGGKGTAKEKMEALSSCGVEVVQSPADIGITMKRILDK; encoded by the coding sequence ATGAGTATTTTAGTTAGTAATAAGACAAAGCTTCTTGTTCAGGGCCTTACGGGCAAAGAAGGGTCATTTCATTCACAGCAGATGGTAGAATACGGCACCAATGTCGTCGCGGGTGTCACGCCCGGAAAGGGCGGCCGGGTTCATGAAGGTATACCCGTATTTGATACTGTCTTCGAAGCTGTCAAAGAGACTGGAGCGGATACTTCCATAATATTCGTACCCCCGATATTTGCCGCAGACGCCATCATGGAAGCCGCGGACGGAGGGGTGAAACTGGTAGTGTGTATAAGCGAGGGTATACCTACGCTCGATATGATAAACGTCACCGAATATCTAAAGGGGAAAGATACCCGTCTGGTAGGTCCCAACTGTCCGGGAGTTATATCGCCCGGGAAATGCAAAGTGGGGATTATGCCCGGTTTTATCCACAGCTCTGGAAGTATAGGCGTTATATCACGAAGCGGCACCCTTACCTATGAAGCTGTAGATCAGCTGACAAAAGAAGGGCTTGGGCAGACTACATGTATCGGTCTTGGAGGAGATCCCATAGTGGGAACGCGATTTATAGACGCATTGAAGCTTTTCAGCGATGATCCTGAAACAAAGGGTGTTGTAATGATAGGTGAGATAGGAGGAAACGATGAAGAGATCGCCGCCCGGTATATAAGAGAATCCTTTGATAAGCCTGTTGTAGGATTTATAGCCGGGCGCACAGCCCCGCCGGGAAAAAGGATGGGACACGCCGGTGCTATTATAGCCGGAGGTAAAGGGACAGCAAAAGAGAAGATGGAAGCTCTAAGCTCTTGTGGTGTGGAAGTTGTACAATCCCCAGCGGATATCGGGATAACTATGAAGAGGATCCTTGATAAATAG
- a CDS encoding hydrogenase iron-sulfur subunit gives MSNFEPNIIAFVCNWCSYAGADQAGEQKLDYPANVKLIRVMCTGRVDPQFVMNAFRGGADGVMVLGCHPGDCHYRNGNIKALRRFEIFKNMLGQFGINRERFLLDWVAAGEGQKFQKVTTEMTEKIKGLGPLVIRGYVESEVV, from the coding sequence ATGAGTAATTTCGAACCAAATATAATTGCTTTTGTGTGTAACTGGTGTTCCTACGCGGGAGCTGATCAAGCGGGAGAACAGAAACTGGATTATCCGGCCAACGTGAAATTGATTCGTGTAATGTGCACGGGCCGTGTCGACCCGCAATTTGTCATGAACGCTTTCCGCGGCGGCGCGGACGGGGTTATGGTACTTGGGTGTCATCCGGGAGACTGTCACTACAGAAACGGAAATATAAAAGCCCTTCGCCGTTTCGAGATATTTAAGAATATGCTGGGACAGTTCGGAATCAACAGGGAGCGTTTTCTCCTCGATTGGGTGGCCGCGGGTGAGGGGCAGAAGTTTCAGAAAGTAACAACCGAAATGACAGAGAAAATAAAGGGGCTCGGCCCGCTTGTTATAAGAGGTTATGTTGAAAGTGAGGTTGTATAA
- a CDS encoding 4Fe-4S binding protein, whose translation MDQILSIDKGAEEGLVQLLKFLLENDKVSGVFTLRKTTGKGFFDYALITEPGLLEDAIPLHPFMNVNGGKIISSLPPMKKPVAAVIRPCELRSFVELVKRSQGSIDDFLLISYTCGGSFPFDKTLKDNGQKLLPGYWKAVEKGVDSENIRQSCASCEHFVPQNADITVSLLGEKDLRSKCLMYLHSERSMAMTEEFDAEISDGQLEIKRFEALLEKRSEQKKKDFKEINIEDSGLDGMIDLFGRCIGCHGCMRVCPICQCVLCDFESCGYDPDTSVIANELPVRGGVRVPTDTVLFHIGRLSHMSFSCVGCGQCTEVCPADIPVSTLFRKTGEQVAGIFDYIPGRDVDEEIPVTIFKEDELSELGND comes from the coding sequence ATGGATCAGATTTTAAGTATAGATAAGGGCGCCGAAGAGGGCTTGGTCCAGCTGCTGAAATTCCTGCTTGAAAATGATAAGGTGAGCGGGGTTTTTACATTGAGAAAAACAACGGGTAAAGGGTTTTTTGATTACGCGCTTATTACCGAACCCGGTCTGCTCGAGGACGCGATTCCACTGCATCCCTTCATGAATGTAAATGGAGGGAAGATTATTTCCTCTTTGCCTCCTATGAAAAAACCTGTGGCCGCGGTTATAAGACCTTGTGAATTAAGATCTTTTGTTGAACTTGTCAAGCGTTCACAGGGATCGATTGATGACTTTTTGCTTATCTCCTACACCTGCGGAGGTTCTTTCCCTTTTGATAAAACTCTAAAGGATAATGGCCAAAAGCTGCTTCCCGGTTACTGGAAAGCTGTTGAAAAGGGAGTTGATTCCGAAAATATAAGGCAATCATGCGCCTCGTGTGAGCATTTTGTCCCGCAGAATGCCGATATTACAGTTTCTTTATTAGGAGAAAAAGACTTAAGAAGTAAGTGTTTAATGTATCTTCATTCTGAAAGATCTATGGCTATGACCGAAGAGTTCGACGCTGAAATATCAGATGGACAATTAGAGATAAAGAGATTTGAGGCGCTTCTTGAAAAGAGAAGTGAACAGAAGAAAAAAGATTTCAAGGAGATAAATATAGAAGATTCAGGGCTCGACGGTATGATAGATCTTTTCGGCAGATGCATTGGTTGTCACGGCTGCATGCGTGTATGTCCGATCTGTCAATGCGTGCTTTGCGATTTTGAATCCTGCGGCTATGACCCGGATACCTCGGTCATAGCAAATGAGCTGCCCGTTAGGGGCGGTGTGAGGGTCCCTACGGATACCGTGCTTTTTCACATTGGAAGATTAAGCCACATGAGTTTTTCATGTGTCGGCTGCGGTCAGTGCACGGAAGTATGTCCGGCTGATATTCCGGTTTCCACTTTGTTCAGAAAGACAGGAGAGCAGGTCGCCGGGATATTTGATTATATACCGGGCAGAGATGTAGATGAAGAGATACCAGTAACAATATTCAAAGAGGATGAACTGTCTGAACTGGGAAACGATTGA
- a CDS encoding hydrogenase maturation protease, whose product MKRNIRRRNRGLKGVLVLGLGNPMLSDDSVGLYIIDLLSKKYPESSPVVTFSKNYSGGMDLIYELEGFEKAIIVDSIFTGSFEPGFCHEFSVDDLNINSKLGLINSHGLNLPTVLEFGEKCGYCMPEIVIYGIEGREFTEFSENPTEFVINGLESSIGEIERRLDEMLAEVASENE is encoded by the coding sequence TTGAAGCGAAATATTCGAAGGCGGAACCGGGGGTTAAAAGGGGTTCTTGTCCTGGGTTTGGGAAATCCCATGCTGAGCGACGACAGTGTGGGATTATATATAATAGATCTTCTCAGTAAAAAATATCCGGAGAGCAGTCCGGTTGTTACCTTTTCTAAAAATTATTCCGGTGGCATGGATCTGATATATGAACTTGAGGGATTCGAAAAAGCCATTATTGTGGACAGCATATTTACAGGGAGCTTTGAACCGGGGTTTTGCCACGAGTTTAGTGTGGATGATCTGAATATTAATTCGAAATTGGGGCTTATTAATTCTCATGGATTAAATCTCCCGACGGTGCTGGAATTTGGAGAAAAGTGCGGATATTGTATGCCGGAAATAGTCATTTACGGCATAGAGGGAAGGGAGTTTACAGAGTTTTCAGAAAATCCCACCGAGTTTGTCATAAATGGATTGGAATCATCTATAGGGGAGATTGAAAGAAGACTCGATGAAATGCTAGCTGAAGTAGCTTCAGAGAATGAATGA